One Glycine max cultivar Williams 82 chromosome 3, Glycine_max_v4.0, whole genome shotgun sequence DNA window includes the following coding sequences:
- the SPL9C gene encoding squamosa promoter-binding-like protein 9 isoform X3 yields the protein MEYPFSWVYTYLLMFCNLSNDDKIKSVRNSVSFACAFNQTRDAFKCFQFVATTAWHAKETVDLSSLHRFHQLPEFDQGKRSCRRRLAGHNERRRKPPPSSLLTSRYARLSSSAFDHSGRGGNFLMELASYPKLSLRNSLPTPRSSELAPGNQTSTLSWHGNSETSSDLFLQGSVGGTSFAGPGHPPGESYTGVTTSSCALSLLSNQTWGSRNPAPSLGLNNMVNFHGTPMTQPAASSHGASIHQLPNTPWCFKGIDSGNCSPEGVPDLGLGQISQPLSSQLHGELDLSQQGRRHYMDLEQSRAYESAHWSL from the exons ATGGAATACCCTTTTTCTTGGGTTTATACATATTTGCTTATGTTCTGTAATCTTAGCAATGATGACAAAATCAAATCAGTTAGAAATTCCGTCTCATTTGCATGTGCATTTAATCAAACAAGAGATGCGTTTAAGTGCTTCCAATTTGTGGCAACAACAGCTTGGCATGCTAAGGAAACAGTAGACTTGTCAT CCTTGCACAGGTTTCATCAGCTTCCTGAGTTTGATCAAGGAAAAAGAAGTTGCCGCAGGCGACTAGCTGGCCATAATGAACGTCGGAGAAAGCCCCCACCCAGCTCCCTCTTGACCTCTCGCTATGCTAGACTTTCTTCATCTGCTTTTG ATCATAGTGGCAGAGGTGGCAACTTTCTGATGGAATTGGCTTCATACCCAAAACTTAGTCTGAGAAATTCACTTCCAACTCCTAGGTCATCCGAGCTAGCGCCTGGAAATCAAACCTCCACCCTCAGCTGGCACGGGAACTCGGAGAcatcatctgaccttttcttgCAAGGTTCGGTGGGTGGGACAAGCTTCGCCGGCCCGGGACATCCTCCAGGGGAAAGTTACACTGGGGTCACCACCTCGAGCTGTGCTCTCTCTCTTCTGTCAAATCAAACATGGGGTTCTAGAAACCCAGCACCAAGTCTTGGGTTGAATAACATGGTAAATTTCCACGGGACGCCCATGACACAGCCTGCTGCATCATCTCATGGTGCATCAATCCATCAACTTCCAAATACCCCGTGGTGTTTCAAGGGCATTGATTCTGGTAACTGTTCGCCCGAGGGGGTCCCTGATCTAGGTCTCGGTCAGATTTCGCAGCCTCTCAGTAGCCAACTTCACGGTGAGCTGGACCTGTCCCAACAAGGCAGGAGACATTATATGGATCTAGAACAGTCCAGGGCATATGAATCTGCTCATTGGTCACTTTAA
- the SPL9C gene encoding squamosa promoter-binding-like protein 9 isoform X2: MASDAKLSSSESLNGLKFGQKIYFEDVGFATPATSLTSSATTATTVTSSSSSSSRKGRGGSVQPAQPPRCQVEGCEVDLSNAKTYYSRHKVCGMHSKSPTVIVAGLQQRFCQQCSRFHQLPEFDQGKRSCRRRLAGHNERRRKPPPSSLLTSRYARLSSSAFDHSGRGGNFLMELASYPKLSLRNSLPTPRSSELAPGNQTSTLSWHGNSETSSDLFLQGSVGGTSFAGPGHPPGESYTGVTTSSCALSLLSNQTWGSRNPAPSLGLNNMVNFHGTPMTQPAASSHGASIHQLPNTPWCFKGIDSGNCSPEGVPDLGLGQISQPLSSQLHGELDLSQQGRRHYMDLEQSRAYESAHWSL, translated from the exons ATGGCTTCAGACGCAAAACTCTCATCTTCTGAGTCCCTCAACGGTTTGAAATTCGGCCAAAAAATCTATTTTGAGGATGTGGGTTTTGCTACTCCCGCTACCTCTCTTACTTCTTCTGCTACTACTGCTACCACtgttacttcttcttcttcttcctcttcaagAAAAGGAAGAGGTGGTTCTGTTCAACCAGCTCAACCTCCAAGGTGTCAAGTTGAAGGGTGCGAAGTAGATCTGAGTAATGCAAAAACTTACTATTCTAGACACAAAGTTTGTGGCATGCACTCTAAATCCCCTACAGTCATTGTTGCTGGTCTTCAACAAAGGTTTTGTCAACAGTGTAGCAg GTTTCATCAGCTTCCTGAGTTTGATCAAGGAAAAAGAAGTTGCCGCAGGCGACTAGCTGGCCATAATGAACGTCGGAGAAAGCCCCCACCCAGCTCCCTCTTGACCTCTCGCTATGCTAGACTTTCTTCATCTGCTTTTG ATCATAGTGGCAGAGGTGGCAACTTTCTGATGGAATTGGCTTCATACCCAAAACTTAGTCTGAGAAATTCACTTCCAACTCCTAGGTCATCCGAGCTAGCGCCTGGAAATCAAACCTCCACCCTCAGCTGGCACGGGAACTCGGAGAcatcatctgaccttttcttgCAAGGTTCGGTGGGTGGGACAAGCTTCGCCGGCCCGGGACATCCTCCAGGGGAAAGTTACACTGGGGTCACCACCTCGAGCTGTGCTCTCTCTCTTCTGTCAAATCAAACATGGGGTTCTAGAAACCCAGCACCAAGTCTTGGGTTGAATAACATGGTAAATTTCCACGGGACGCCCATGACACAGCCTGCTGCATCATCTCATGGTGCATCAATCCATCAACTTCCAAATACCCCGTGGTGTTTCAAGGGCATTGATTCTGGTAACTGTTCGCCCGAGGGGGTCCCTGATCTAGGTCTCGGTCAGATTTCGCAGCCTCTCAGTAGCCAACTTCACGGTGAGCTGGACCTGTCCCAACAAGGCAGGAGACATTATATGGATCTAGAACAGTCCAGGGCATATGAATCTGCTCATTGGTCACTTTAA
- the SPL9C gene encoding squamosa promoter-binding-like protein 9 isoform X1, with amino-acid sequence MASDAKLSSSESLNGLKFGQKIYFEDVGFATPATSLTSSATTATTVTSSSSSSSRKGRGGSVQPAQPPRCQVEGCEVDLSNAKTYYSRHKVCGMHSKSPTVIVAGLQQRFCQQCSSELILAAPRFHQLPEFDQGKRSCRRRLAGHNERRRKPPPSSLLTSRYARLSSSAFDHSGRGGNFLMELASYPKLSLRNSLPTPRSSELAPGNQTSTLSWHGNSETSSDLFLQGSVGGTSFAGPGHPPGESYTGVTTSSCALSLLSNQTWGSRNPAPSLGLNNMVNFHGTPMTQPAASSHGASIHQLPNTPWCFKGIDSGNCSPEGVPDLGLGQISQPLSSQLHGELDLSQQGRRHYMDLEQSRAYESAHWSL; translated from the exons ATGGCTTCAGACGCAAAACTCTCATCTTCTGAGTCCCTCAACGGTTTGAAATTCGGCCAAAAAATCTATTTTGAGGATGTGGGTTTTGCTACTCCCGCTACCTCTCTTACTTCTTCTGCTACTACTGCTACCACtgttacttcttcttcttcttcctcttcaagAAAAGGAAGAGGTGGTTCTGTTCAACCAGCTCAACCTCCAAGGTGTCAAGTTGAAGGGTGCGAAGTAGATCTGAGTAATGCAAAAACTTACTATTCTAGACACAAAGTTTGTGGCATGCACTCTAAATCCCCTACAGTCATTGTTGCTGGTCTTCAACAAAGGTTTTGTCAACAGTGTAGCAg CGAATTGATTCTTGCAGCCCCCAG GTTTCATCAGCTTCCTGAGTTTGATCAAGGAAAAAGAAGTTGCCGCAGGCGACTAGCTGGCCATAATGAACGTCGGAGAAAGCCCCCACCCAGCTCCCTCTTGACCTCTCGCTATGCTAGACTTTCTTCATCTGCTTTTG ATCATAGTGGCAGAGGTGGCAACTTTCTGATGGAATTGGCTTCATACCCAAAACTTAGTCTGAGAAATTCACTTCCAACTCCTAGGTCATCCGAGCTAGCGCCTGGAAATCAAACCTCCACCCTCAGCTGGCACGGGAACTCGGAGAcatcatctgaccttttcttgCAAGGTTCGGTGGGTGGGACAAGCTTCGCCGGCCCGGGACATCCTCCAGGGGAAAGTTACACTGGGGTCACCACCTCGAGCTGTGCTCTCTCTCTTCTGTCAAATCAAACATGGGGTTCTAGAAACCCAGCACCAAGTCTTGGGTTGAATAACATGGTAAATTTCCACGGGACGCCCATGACACAGCCTGCTGCATCATCTCATGGTGCATCAATCCATCAACTTCCAAATACCCCGTGGTGTTTCAAGGGCATTGATTCTGGTAACTGTTCGCCCGAGGGGGTCCCTGATCTAGGTCTCGGTCAGATTTCGCAGCCTCTCAGTAGCCAACTTCACGGTGAGCTGGACCTGTCCCAACAAGGCAGGAGACATTATATGGATCTAGAACAGTCCAGGGCATATGAATCTGCTCATTGGTCACTTTAA